From the genome of Hymenobacter cellulosilyticus, one region includes:
- a CDS encoding MafI family immunity protein, with the protein MRKQQEKYWTLLSAATALGLPPRDCANAKDMFDYAEWEVGFDIIVVQLYEFDIKITEHFFQQVEALATGMNLPPKSYNFLKKLIQPS; encoded by the coding sequence GTGAGAAAGCAACAGGAGAAATACTGGACCCTATTATCCGCCGCTACGGCCCTGGGTTTACCGCCGCGAGATTGTGCAAACGCAAAGGATATGTTCGATTATGCCGAATGGGAAGTCGGATTCGATATCATCGTGGTGCAGCTCTACGAGTTTGATATCAAGATTACCGAGCACTTTTTTCAGCAGGTGGAAGCTCTAGCTACTGGAATGAATCTACCACCGAAGAGCTACAATTTTCTAAAAAAGCTTATTCAACCTTCCTGA
- a CDS encoding carboxypeptidase-like regulatory domain-containing protein, with the protein MLPRLLASLLLLLLASLPTRAQTVNVTGQVLNATTQEPVPFAILGVRGKAIGTAADEQGRYLLRLPPDLRDTLIVSCVGFEPRLIPPAQVIAGQRVFQLTPQAQVLKGVTVERRKVKPGKLGRSAEKADVRWMGGSSGKTTVDDEWGWEIGALLNPERRSYLEELHVYFTDNKYELLRFRLNLYTVKDNRPDKLLSTQDVQLICPPTRQGWLKLDLRPYDIILDAQPVAATLQWLQSEKKDPEDKYFSIPVIRQKQPGMFERENGHAAWTIHNLLPSLYFTVLTEQK; encoded by the coding sequence ATGCTGCCTCGCCTGCTGGCTAGCCTGTTGCTGTTGCTTCTCGCTTCCCTCCCCACCCGGGCCCAAACCGTCAACGTAACGGGTCAGGTCCTCAATGCCACAACCCAGGAGCCCGTGCCCTTCGCCATTCTGGGCGTGCGGGGCAAGGCCATTGGCACCGCCGCCGACGAGCAGGGCCGCTACCTGTTGCGCCTCCCTCCCGACCTGCGCGACACCCTGATTGTATCCTGCGTGGGCTTCGAGCCCCGCCTGATTCCCCCGGCCCAGGTAATTGCCGGGCAGCGGGTGTTTCAACTCACACCCCAGGCCCAGGTGCTCAAGGGCGTAACCGTGGAGCGCCGTAAGGTGAAGCCCGGCAAGCTGGGCCGCTCCGCCGAGAAGGCCGACGTGCGCTGGATGGGCGGCAGCTCGGGCAAAACCACCGTCGATGATGAATGGGGCTGGGAAATCGGGGCCCTGCTCAACCCCGAGCGCCGCTCCTACCTCGAAGAGCTCCACGTCTATTTCACCGACAACAAGTACGAGCTGCTGCGCTTTCGCCTGAACCTCTACACCGTGAAAGACAACCGCCCCGATAAGCTCCTGAGCACCCAGGACGTGCAGCTTATCTGCCCGCCCACCCGCCAGGGCTGGCTTAAGCTGGATTTGCGCCCCTACGACATCATCCTCGACGCCCAGCCCGTGGCGGCCACCCTGCAGTGGCTGCAAAGCGAAAAGAAAGACCCCGAAGACAAGTACTTCTCCATCCCCGTCATCCGCCAGAAGCAGCCCGGCATGTTTGAGCGCGAAAACGGCCACGCTGCCTGGACCATCCACAACTTGCTCCCCAGCCTCTACTTCACGGTGTTAACCGAGCAGAAGTAG
- a CDS encoding carboxypeptidase-like regulatory domain-containing protein, whose protein sequence is MPAAHFRLLLSLGALLSSLSGLAQTESLGHVASRSGSPVPYASVGVKGKAVGTVADEQGQFRLSTLDRALPTDTVVVSCVGYQPQALPLSQLRQRPSLSLAPAATALREVVVRSKQGKQTILGHNGWSRFTALNFYTTRDTVPHDRLGREVGVLMPVKHRSQLESFHLYVASNQFSSVTLRLNLYAVQNGIPQGSLLQQDVIFEVKNLKRGWHEVDLRPYAIELAGHQQIAASVQWLGSQTVDGNHRYFGISTDLSPFHTTILRDKSQESWERIKTNTSLYFTAWASPE, encoded by the coding sequence ATGCCTGCTGCCCACTTTCGTTTGCTCCTGAGCCTGGGAGCCCTGCTTTCTTCCCTCAGCGGCTTGGCCCAAACTGAGTCCCTGGGCCACGTCGCCAGCCGCAGCGGTAGCCCCGTTCCCTATGCCTCGGTGGGCGTGAAGGGCAAGGCCGTGGGCACTGTGGCCGACGAGCAGGGCCAATTCCGCCTTTCTACCCTCGACCGGGCCCTGCCTACCGATACGGTTGTGGTGTCGTGCGTTGGCTACCAGCCCCAGGCCCTGCCGCTTAGCCAGCTGCGCCAGCGCCCCAGCCTGTCCCTGGCGCCGGCCGCCACCGCCCTGCGGGAAGTGGTGGTGCGCAGCAAACAAGGCAAACAAACCATTCTGGGCCACAATGGCTGGAGCCGGTTTACGGCCCTGAACTTCTACACCACCCGCGACACAGTGCCCCACGACCGGCTCGGGCGCGAAGTGGGCGTGCTTATGCCCGTGAAGCACCGCAGCCAGCTGGAAAGCTTTCATCTGTACGTGGCCAGCAACCAGTTTTCCTCCGTCACGCTGCGCCTGAACCTCTACGCGGTGCAGAACGGCATTCCGCAGGGCTCCTTGCTACAGCAGGACGTTATTTTCGAGGTGAAGAACCTGAAGCGCGGCTGGCATGAGGTCGACCTTCGCCCCTACGCCATTGAGCTGGCCGGCCACCAGCAGATTGCCGCCTCGGTGCAGTGGCTCGGCAGCCAAACCGTCGACGGAAACCACCGCTACTTCGGCATCTCCACCGACCTGAGCCCGTTTCACACCACCATCCTGCGCGACAAAAGCCAGGAAAGCTGGGAGCGAATCAAGACCAATACCAGCCTCTACTTCACGGCCTGGGCCAGCCCGGAGTAA
- a CDS encoding GlcG/HbpS family heme-binding protein, producing the protein MSILLEQAQSAVRAAQQKALEMGVKMNIAVVDAGANLTAFARMDGAWLGSLDISIKKAKTARFFDMPTGELGKISQPGGPLFNIEHSNGGLITFPGGIPITDSNGQVIGAIGVSGSTVEDDHAVAQAGVAAVRDVR; encoded by the coding sequence ATGAGCATTCTTCTCGAACAAGCCCAAAGCGCCGTGCGCGCCGCCCAGCAAAAAGCCCTGGAAATGGGCGTTAAAATGAACATTGCCGTGGTGGATGCCGGGGCCAATCTGACGGCCTTTGCCCGCATGGATGGGGCCTGGCTCGGCTCCCTGGACATCTCCATCAAAAAGGCCAAGACGGCCCGCTTCTTCGACATGCCCACGGGTGAGTTGGGCAAGATTTCCCAGCCCGGCGGCCCGCTCTTCAACATTGAGCACTCCAATGGCGGCCTGATTACCTTCCCCGGCGGCATCCCGATTACCGACAGCAACGGCCAGGTGATTGGCGCCATTGGCGTATCGGGCAGCACCGTGGAAGATGACCACGCCGTAGCCCAGGCCGGCGTAGCCGCCGTGCGCGACGTGCGCTAG
- a CDS encoding bifunctional 5,10-methylenetetrahydrofolate dehydrogenase/5,10-methenyltetrahydrofolate cyclohydrolase, which translates to MTTAPEAPATYRLIDGKQTAEDIKVEIAAEVAQRKADGLKVPHLAAILVGHDGGSETYVRNKVLACERVGFESTLLRYEDDITEAELLAKVAELNQDENIDGFIVQLPLPKQIDPNKVIEAIRPEKDVDGFHPMNIGRMVAGLPALLPATPSGIVELLRRYELVTDGKHCVVIGRSNIVGTPVSILLAKNLEPGNCTVTLCHSRTKNLADITRTADIVVAALGRPGFVTADMVQPGAVVIDVGTTRVEDSTKKAGWALRGDVNFDEVAPKASYITPVPGGVGPMTIAMLLLNTLRAAKGEVYPR; encoded by the coding sequence ATGACCACTGCTCCTGAAGCCCCCGCCACCTACCGCCTTATCGACGGCAAGCAGACTGCCGAAGACATTAAAGTGGAAATTGCCGCCGAAGTAGCCCAGCGCAAAGCCGACGGCCTGAAAGTACCTCACCTGGCTGCCATCCTGGTTGGCCACGATGGCGGCTCCGAAACCTACGTGCGCAACAAAGTGCTGGCCTGCGAGCGGGTTGGCTTCGAAAGCACCTTGCTGCGCTACGAAGACGACATCACCGAGGCCGAACTGCTGGCCAAAGTGGCGGAACTGAACCAGGATGAAAACATCGACGGCTTCATTGTGCAGCTGCCCCTGCCCAAACAAATCGACCCTAACAAGGTCATTGAAGCCATTCGGCCGGAAAAGGACGTCGACGGCTTTCATCCCATGAACATCGGCCGGATGGTGGCCGGCTTGCCGGCCCTGCTGCCCGCTACGCCCTCGGGCATTGTGGAGCTGCTGCGCCGCTACGAGCTGGTCACGGACGGCAAGCACTGCGTGGTAATTGGCCGTAGCAACATTGTGGGGACACCGGTTAGCATTCTGTTAGCCAAAAACTTGGAGCCTGGTAACTGCACGGTTACTTTATGCCATTCCCGCACTAAGAACCTGGCCGACATCACCCGCACCGCTGATATTGTGGTGGCGGCGCTGGGCCGGCCCGGCTTTGTCACGGCCGATATGGTACAGCCTGGGGCCGTGGTTATCGACGTGGGCACTACCCGCGTGGAAGATTCGACCAAGAAGGCTGGTTGGGCCCTGCGTGGAGATGTTAACTTCGACGAGGTAGCGCCCAAAGCCAGCTACATCACCCCCGTTCCCGGAGGCGTGGGCCCCATGACTATTGCCATGCTGCTGCTTAACACGCTGCGGGCTGCCAAAGGAGAGGTTTACCCGCGCTAA
- a CDS encoding 7-carboxy-7-deazaguanine synthase QueE: protein MLHVLPLTSAPLAAEPAVAALPLMEQFYTIQGEGYNTGRAAYFLRLGGCDVGCVWCDVKESWDADAHPRVAIADMVTAATANAGRNVVITGGEPLMHDLTQLTAALHAAGCQNWIETSGAYPLTGQWDWICVSPKKFKAPLPSVLQQAHELKIIIFNKSDFQWAEQHAALVGEHTRLYLQPEWSKASQMMPLIVDYVKENPRWQVSLQTHKYLDIP from the coding sequence TTGCTGCACGTACTTCCACTTACGTCGGCGCCCCTGGCCGCAGAGCCGGCGGTGGCCGCGCTGCCCCTGATGGAGCAGTTTTACACGATTCAGGGCGAAGGCTACAACACCGGCCGCGCCGCGTACTTTCTGCGCCTGGGCGGCTGCGACGTAGGCTGCGTGTGGTGCGACGTGAAAGAGTCGTGGGATGCCGATGCCCACCCGCGCGTGGCTATTGCGGATATGGTAACGGCTGCCACGGCCAATGCCGGCCGCAACGTGGTTATCACCGGCGGGGAGCCCCTGATGCACGATTTAACCCAACTGACTGCGGCCCTGCACGCGGCAGGCTGCCAAAACTGGATTGAAACCTCCGGGGCTTATCCGCTGACGGGCCAGTGGGATTGGATTTGCGTCTCGCCCAAGAAGTTCAAGGCCCCGCTGCCGTCAGTGTTGCAGCAGGCCCACGAGCTGAAGATTATCATTTTCAACAAAAGCGACTTTCAGTGGGCTGAGCAGCACGCGGCACTGGTGGGCGAGCATACCCGGCTGTACTTACAGCCCGAGTGGAGCAAGGCCAGCCAAATGATGCCGCTGATAGTGGATTATGTAAAAGAGAATCCGCGTTGGCAGGTGTCCTTGCAGACGCATAAATACCTCGATATTCCGTAG
- a CDS encoding OmpA family protein has protein sequence MGQNKLSSSNTKAKNLYDKAQAQAKDRQFDKAIETLTTLNQKFPSLGEPYIMKGSLLKAMGENRGAYEAYRDGLSKIPLDPARSLDYYTLADLAMSFGDYATAGDNYKRFVKTAPKGQRFVFRAQRQLLNCEYAVKAMANPVGIEPTRLPEPMNTFRYQYFPALTADNRFLLYTARATVQSNEDLFIAKQNKDGSLSNPVPISAAINTSYNEGAGTISGDGKTLVFASCDRPNAVGNCDLYISRRTGNTWSKPQNLGRNVNSVEWDSQPTLSADGRTLYFTSTRRGGKGQEDLYMTTLQENGSWSVAKNLGEPVNTPGKDMAPFIHASGTTLYYVTDGLVGMGGLDVYRCELQTGNKWSDPQNLGYPLNTFENEASLFISSDNRRGFCSRSRAPEVGMKAERDRPVELFAFEVPQPVKARETSTYTQGRVFDAITKKPIQADVQLYDLLTDELTQYVTSDSENGDYTVVLNEGRQYAMYAVADKYLMKSLSFDYSDKRAFDPLTLDIYLEPVRAGRSIVLNNLFFDTNEFELKPTSRTELNRLIQFMRQYQDVQVEVSGHTDDVGADADNITLSQNRARSVYNYLVEHGVKATRLRYKGYGETKPLVANDSDAHRQQNRRIELKIL, from the coding sequence GTGGGGCAGAATAAACTGTCGAGCTCCAACACCAAAGCCAAAAACCTGTACGATAAAGCGCAGGCTCAGGCCAAGGACCGGCAGTTCGACAAGGCCATTGAAACTCTGACTACGCTTAATCAGAAGTTTCCTTCGCTGGGCGAGCCTTACATCATGAAAGGCTCCTTGCTCAAGGCCATGGGCGAAAACCGTGGGGCTTACGAAGCCTACCGCGACGGACTTAGCAAGATTCCGCTGGACCCGGCCCGCTCCCTGGACTACTACACCCTTGCCGACCTGGCCATGAGCTTCGGCGACTATGCCACGGCCGGCGACAACTACAAGCGTTTCGTCAAGACGGCCCCCAAAGGGCAGCGGTTTGTGTTTCGGGCCCAGCGGCAGCTGCTCAACTGCGAGTATGCCGTCAAGGCCATGGCCAACCCCGTCGGGATAGAGCCTACCCGCCTGCCGGAGCCCATGAACACGTTCCGCTACCAGTATTTCCCGGCGCTGACGGCCGACAACCGCTTTCTGCTGTATACGGCCCGGGCTACGGTGCAAAGCAATGAGGACCTCTTTATTGCCAAGCAGAACAAGGATGGCTCCTTGAGCAACCCCGTCCCGATTTCGGCTGCCATCAATACCAGCTACAACGAAGGCGCGGGCACGATTTCCGGGGACGGTAAAACCCTGGTTTTTGCTTCCTGCGACCGGCCCAACGCCGTGGGCAACTGCGACCTGTACATCTCGCGCCGGACCGGCAACACCTGGAGCAAGCCCCAGAACCTGGGCCGCAACGTGAATTCGGTGGAGTGGGACTCCCAACCCACGCTCTCGGCCGACGGACGCACCCTGTACTTTACCTCCACCCGGCGGGGCGGAAAGGGCCAAGAGGACTTGTACATGACCACGCTGCAGGAAAACGGCTCCTGGAGCGTGGCCAAGAACCTAGGGGAGCCCGTCAACACGCCGGGCAAGGATATGGCCCCGTTCATTCACGCCAGCGGCACCACGCTCTACTACGTCACCGATGGCCTGGTAGGCATGGGCGGACTAGATGTGTACCGCTGTGAGTTGCAAACCGGCAACAAGTGGAGCGACCCGCAAAACCTGGGCTATCCGCTCAATACCTTCGAAAACGAGGCCTCGCTGTTTATCAGCTCCGACAACCGCCGCGGCTTCTGTTCCCGTTCCCGCGCCCCGGAAGTAGGCATGAAAGCCGAGCGTGACCGGCCGGTAGAGCTCTTTGCCTTCGAAGTGCCCCAGCCGGTGAAGGCCCGAGAAACCAGCACTTACACCCAGGGCCGGGTATTCGATGCCATTACCAAGAAGCCCATTCAGGCCGATGTGCAGCTCTACGACCTGCTCACCGATGAACTGACCCAATACGTAACTTCTGACTCGGAAAACGGCGACTATACAGTAGTACTCAACGAAGGCCGGCAGTACGCCATGTACGCCGTAGCCGATAAGTACCTGATGAAGAGTTTGAGCTTCGACTACTCCGATAAACGCGCCTTCGACCCGCTGACCCTGGATATCTACCTGGAGCCCGTGCGGGCCGGCCGTAGTATTGTGCTCAACAACCTGTTTTTCGACACGAATGAGTTTGAGCTTAAGCCTACTTCCCGCACCGAGCTAAACCGTCTGATTCAGTTCATGCGCCAGTACCAGGACGTGCAGGTGGAAGTTTCGGGCCACACCGACGACGTGGGAGCCGACGCGGACAATATCACCTTGTCGCAGAACAGGGCCCGCTCGGTTTACAATTATCTGGTGGAGCACGGAGTAAAGGCAACCCGCCTGCGCTACAAAGGCTACGGGGAAACTAAACCGTTGGTAGCCAACGACTCGGATGCGCACCGGCAGCAGAACCGACGGATCGAGCTGAAGATTCTATAA
- a CDS encoding citrate synthase, protein MAESAELILDGKSYSFPVTEGTEHEKAIDIAKLRDQTGYITIDSGYKNTGATKSAITFLDGEEGILRYRGYPIEQLAEQSSFLEVAYLLIYGTLPTQAELDNFSHQITKHTLVHEDVRKIFDGFPSAAHPMAILSSLICSLTAFYPESVSPDLSKEEIDLNVIRLMAKISTIAAWTYKNNMGHPLNYPRNDLDYCSNFLYMMFSFPTEKYEIDSRIVSALNKLLILHADHEQNCSTSTVRLVGSANASLYGSVSAGINALWGPLHGGANQEVLEMLQAIQKDGGDTSKFIAKAKDKNDPFRLMGFGHRVYKNFDPRAKIIKKAADDVLSALGINDPLLKIAQELEQAALTDEYFIERKLYPNVDFYSGIIYRAIGIPTEMFTVMFALGRLPGWIAQWKEMRENKEPIGRPRQVYTGELERDYVGIEQRS, encoded by the coding sequence ATGGCAGAGTCTGCTGAACTGATCCTCGACGGGAAGTCCTACTCCTTCCCCGTCACCGAGGGCACCGAACACGAAAAGGCAATTGATATTGCCAAGCTGCGTGACCAGACCGGTTACATCACTATCGATTCGGGCTACAAAAACACGGGAGCTACCAAGAGCGCCATTACGTTCCTCGACGGCGAGGAAGGCATTCTGCGCTACCGCGGCTATCCGATTGAGCAACTGGCCGAGCAGTCCAGCTTTCTGGAAGTTGCCTACCTGCTGATTTACGGCACGCTGCCTACCCAGGCCGAGCTCGACAACTTCAGCCACCAGATCACCAAGCACACCCTCGTGCACGAAGACGTGCGCAAGATTTTCGACGGCTTCCCTTCTGCCGCTCACCCCATGGCCATCCTGAGCAGCCTGATCTGCTCGCTGACTGCCTTCTACCCCGAAAGCGTGTCGCCGGATCTGAGCAAGGAAGAAATTGACCTGAACGTAATCCGTCTCATGGCCAAGATTTCGACCATTGCTGCCTGGACCTACAAGAACAACATGGGTCACCCGCTGAACTATCCGCGCAACGACCTCGACTACTGCTCGAACTTCCTGTACATGATGTTCAGCTTCCCCACGGAGAAGTATGAAATCGACTCGCGCATTGTGTCGGCCCTCAACAAGCTGCTCATCCTGCACGCCGACCATGAGCAGAACTGCTCTACCTCGACCGTGCGCCTGGTGGGCTCGGCCAACGCTTCGCTGTACGGCTCGGTTTCGGCCGGTATCAATGCCCTGTGGGGCCCGCTGCACGGCGGTGCCAACCAGGAAGTACTGGAGATGCTGCAGGCTATTCAGAAGGACGGCGGCGACACGAGCAAGTTCATTGCCAAGGCCAAGGACAAGAATGACCCCTTCCGCCTGATGGGCTTCGGGCACCGCGTCTACAAGAACTTCGACCCCCGCGCCAAAATCATCAAGAAAGCTGCCGACGACGTGCTGTCCGCCCTGGGCATCAACGACCCGCTGCTGAAGATTGCGCAGGAGTTGGAGCAGGCTGCTCTTACCGATGAGTATTTCATTGAGCGTAAGCTGTATCCGAACGTTGACTTCTACTCCGGCATCATCTATCGGGCCATCGGCATCCCGACCGAGATGTTCACGGTAATGTTTGCCCTGGGCCGTCTGCCCGGCTGGATTGCCCAGTGGAAAGAGATGCGCGAAAACAAAGAGCCTATCGGCCGTCCCCGCCAGGTGTACACCGGCGAGTTGGAGCGCGACTACGTAGGCATCGAGCAGCGCTCGTAG
- a CDS encoding aldo/keto reductase, whose amino-acid sequence MKYNQLGKSPIQVSEISFGCMSLGAGHTANAALLHQALDAGITLFDTADLYDKGENEVTVGKAFRGRRQEVILASKVGNQWRPDGSGWDWNPSKAYILQAVEHSLRRLQTDYLDLYQLHGGTLEDPIDETIEAFELLREQGKIREYGISSIRPNVIREYVRKSNIASVMMQYNLLDRRPEEASLNLLGEHQISVLARGSYAQGLLAGKPAKAYLSYSAEEVQRAAQAVQQVAERVGSTAQVAVGLVLEQPVIASAVLGIRTDQQLHEAIRAGQRQPLTPAELETLRQAIPDNRYEQHR is encoded by the coding sequence ATGAAATACAATCAGTTGGGTAAATCCCCGATTCAGGTCAGTGAAATCAGCTTCGGCTGTATGTCGCTGGGCGCCGGCCACACGGCCAACGCGGCCCTGCTGCACCAAGCCCTCGACGCAGGCATTACCCTCTTCGACACTGCCGACCTCTACGATAAGGGCGAAAATGAAGTCACCGTGGGTAAAGCTTTCCGGGGCCGGCGGCAGGAAGTAATTCTGGCCAGCAAAGTAGGCAACCAATGGCGCCCCGACGGCAGCGGCTGGGACTGGAACCCTTCCAAAGCTTATATTCTGCAGGCCGTGGAGCACAGCCTGCGCCGCCTGCAAACCGATTATCTGGACCTCTACCAACTGCATGGCGGCACCCTTGAAGACCCCATAGATGAAACCATTGAGGCTTTTGAACTGCTGAGAGAGCAAGGTAAAATCCGGGAGTACGGCATTTCCTCGATTCGCCCCAACGTCATTCGGGAGTACGTGCGCAAGTCCAATATTGCCAGCGTAATGATGCAGTATAACCTGCTCGATAGGCGCCCCGAGGAAGCCAGCCTGAACCTGCTCGGGGAGCACCAAATCAGCGTGCTGGCCCGGGGCAGCTACGCCCAGGGGCTGTTGGCCGGCAAACCCGCCAAGGCTTATCTGAGCTATTCGGCCGAAGAAGTACAGCGCGCCGCCCAGGCCGTGCAGCAAGTAGCTGAGCGGGTAGGTTCCACAGCGCAGGTGGCCGTGGGCTTGGTATTGGAACAGCCCGTCATTGCCTCGGCCGTACTGGGAATTCGTACCGACCAGCAGCTGCATGAAGCCATACGGGCGGGCCAACGACAACCGCTCACCCCGGCCGAGTTGGAAACGTTGCGGCAAGCCATTCCGGACAACCGTTACGAGCAGCACCGCTGA
- the mnmE gene encoding tRNA uridine-5-carboxymethylaminomethyl(34) synthesis GTPase MnmE, which yields MALPLPPALSDTIVALSTPPGAGAIAMLRLSGPEAIAMADAVFAGKQLQNQPSHTLHFGTIRDGGRILDEVVVSLFRGPNSYTREDVVEISCHGSDYIVEQILTLLTRRGARLAEAGEFTKRAFLHGAFDLAQAEAVADLIAADSALSHQVALQQMRGGFSQELRDLRGRLVQFAALLELELDFGEEDVEFADRTGLVKLLNEVQTLVRRLLRSFELGNVIKNGVTTVIAGRPNAGKSTLLNALLNEERAIVSAVAGTTRDLIEDEVSIEGIRFRFVDTAGLRDTADVVESIGVERTKKRVTQAALLIYLFDITTTTPQELEAEIEALNPGRTIPVLAVGNKLDVASDPEIEAFRNQPDVLLIAAARGDGLDELREALLQKVRGEGLDRTGQSTIVTNLRHARSLEQTNQALDAVLLGIEAGTGTELLAADLRQALAALGEITGEISSDDLLTSIFTQFCIGK from the coding sequence GTGGCACTTCCGCTTCCTCCCGCGCTTTCCGATACCATCGTTGCCCTTTCCACCCCGCCCGGTGCCGGCGCCATTGCCATGCTGCGCCTGTCGGGGCCCGAAGCCATAGCCATGGCCGACGCCGTATTTGCCGGCAAGCAGCTGCAGAATCAGCCCAGCCACACCCTGCACTTCGGCACCATCCGCGACGGGGGCCGGATTCTGGACGAAGTCGTCGTGTCGCTCTTTAGAGGTCCCAACTCCTACACCCGCGAAGACGTGGTCGAAATCAGCTGCCACGGCTCCGACTACATTGTGGAGCAGATTCTGACCTTGCTTACCAGGCGCGGGGCCCGCCTGGCCGAAGCCGGGGAGTTTACCAAGCGCGCCTTTCTGCACGGCGCCTTCGACCTGGCCCAGGCCGAAGCCGTTGCGGACCTGATTGCGGCCGACTCGGCCTTGTCACACCAGGTGGCCCTGCAGCAGATGCGGGGCGGCTTCAGCCAAGAGCTACGCGACCTGCGCGGTCGGCTGGTGCAGTTTGCCGCCTTGCTGGAGCTGGAGCTGGACTTTGGCGAAGAAGACGTGGAGTTTGCCGACCGCACGGGCCTGGTCAAGCTGCTCAACGAGGTGCAAACCCTGGTCCGCCGCCTGCTCCGCTCCTTCGAGCTGGGCAATGTCATTAAGAACGGCGTCACCACCGTTATTGCTGGCCGCCCTAATGCCGGCAAGTCGACCTTGCTCAACGCTTTGCTCAACGAGGAGCGCGCCATTGTGTCGGCCGTGGCCGGTACCACCCGTGACCTGATTGAGGACGAGGTCAGCATTGAGGGAATCCGCTTCCGCTTCGTGGATACGGCGGGCCTGCGCGATACGGCAGACGTAGTAGAATCCATCGGCGTGGAGCGCACCAAAAAGCGCGTCACCCAGGCGGCTTTGTTGATTTATCTGTTTGATATTACAACCACAACCCCGCAGGAGCTTGAAGCTGAAATTGAAGCCTTGAACCCGGGCCGGACCATTCCGGTCCTGGCTGTGGGCAACAAGCTTGACGTAGCGTCCGACCCCGAAATCGAAGCTTTCCGGAACCAGCCCGACGTGCTGCTCATTGCCGCCGCCCGCGGCGACGGGCTCGACGAGCTGCGCGAGGCGCTGCTGCAAAAAGTGCGCGGTGAAGGCCTGGACCGGACCGGCCAAAGCACTATTGTAACCAACCTGCGCCACGCCCGCAGCCTGGAGCAAACCAATCAGGCCCTGGATGCGGTGCTGCTCGGCATTGAGGCCGGCACCGGCACCGAGTTGCTGGCTGCCGACCTGCGCCAAGCCCTGGCCGCCCTGGGCGAAATCACCGGCGAAATTTCCTCCGACGACCTGCTGACCAGCATTTTCACCCAGTTCTGCATCGGAAAGTAA
- a CDS encoding metal-dependent transcriptional regulator: MPSYTEENYLKAIFKLAEAEPGSEVSTNRIAEVLQTRAASVTDMLRRLGEKGLLNYTRYRGVSLTPEGRRLALLTIRKHRLWEVFLVQKLGFNWDEVHEVAEEMEHIQSPLLVRRLDEFLGFPQTDPHGDPIPTEEGAILQPQNRLVADLQPGDSGTVVAVKNTSAPFLQYLDKVGLCLGAHIEVLDKVSFDNSLEIKVNKQKITLISAEVSRNLFVTG; the protein is encoded by the coding sequence TTGCCCAGCTACACCGAGGAAAACTACTTAAAGGCCATTTTCAAGCTGGCCGAAGCCGAGCCCGGTTCGGAAGTCAGCACCAACCGCATTGCCGAGGTGCTGCAAACCCGGGCCGCTTCCGTGACGGATATGCTACGCCGCCTGGGCGAGAAGGGCCTGCTCAACTATACGCGCTACCGGGGCGTCTCGCTCACGCCCGAAGGGCGCCGCCTGGCCCTGCTTACCATTCGCAAGCACCGCCTCTGGGAAGTGTTTCTGGTCCAAAAGCTGGGCTTCAACTGGGACGAGGTGCACGAGGTGGCCGAGGAAATGGAGCATATCCAGTCCCCGCTGCTGGTGCGCCGCCTCGACGAATTTCTGGGCTTTCCCCAAACCGACCCCCACGGCGACCCTATCCCGACGGAGGAAGGCGCCATCCTGCAGCCCCAGAACCGGCTGGTAGCCGACTTGCAGCCCGGTGATTCCGGGACGGTAGTAGCCGTTAAAAACACCTCCGCTCCCTTCCTGCAATACCTGGATAAGGTCGGGCTGTGCCTTGGGGCCCACATTGAAGTACTGGACAAAGTAAGTTTCGACAACTCACTAGAAATCAAAGTTAACAAACAGAAAATCACTTTGATTTCAGCTGAGGTTAGCCGCAACTTATTCGTGACTGGCTAG